The proteins below are encoded in one region of Paenarthrobacter ilicis:
- a CDS encoding PaaX family transcriptional regulator C-terminal domain-containing protein, protein MSAVLDDMDSRPGSTTSLLRTVIGLYLREAGGWMSAKDIVALMEALGTSGTVTRTALGRLRKKDVVQQEAREGVAGFILTEGAASMLARGDRRIYNPRNMSPTDPWCLISFSIPETEREKRHQLRRRLHWIGCGTVAAGLWICADSLRPEVEEILADLQLRDLTTIFVTEAPLVGGSLQEAVGGWWDLGYVATLHRDFIREHGRAVTPGSSAPVESSAAAFATYVRSIDTWRIIPYLDPGLPADFLPADWPGAEAAGLFQQIIAAYAEPSAEFVSKSLQGAVTVS, encoded by the coding sequence GTGAGTGCCGTTCTTGACGACATGGACTCCCGTCCCGGGAGTACAACATCGTTGCTGAGGACTGTCATTGGCCTCTATCTTCGGGAGGCCGGCGGGTGGATGTCCGCGAAGGACATCGTTGCCCTCATGGAGGCACTGGGCACGTCCGGCACTGTCACCCGAACCGCCCTGGGCCGCCTGAGGAAGAAAGACGTTGTACAGCAGGAGGCACGCGAGGGCGTGGCAGGTTTCATCCTCACCGAAGGAGCTGCTTCCATGCTGGCGCGGGGTGACCGCAGGATCTACAACCCCCGCAACATGTCTCCCACTGATCCGTGGTGCCTGATCTCTTTCTCCATCCCGGAAACGGAACGGGAGAAGCGGCACCAGCTACGCAGGAGGCTCCACTGGATCGGGTGCGGCACAGTGGCGGCTGGTCTGTGGATCTGCGCCGACTCGCTGCGTCCCGAAGTTGAGGAGATCCTGGCTGACCTGCAACTCAGGGATTTGACCACGATTTTCGTGACGGAAGCCCCGCTGGTAGGTGGGAGCCTGCAGGAGGCGGTGGGCGGTTGGTGGGACCTGGGTTATGTGGCCACGCTGCACCGGGACTTCATCCGTGAGCATGGCCGCGCTGTCACCCCGGGCTCCAGCGCCCCGGTGGAATCCTCCGCGGCTGCCTTCGCCACGTATGTCAGGAGTATCGACACATGGCGGATCATTCCGTACCTCGACCCCGGACTGCCCGCCGACTTCCTTCCGGCGGACTGGCCCGGAGCCGAGGCTGCCGGACTGTTTCAACAGATCATTGCTGCATATGCCGAGCCGAGCGCGGAGTTCGTCAGCAAATCCCTGCAGGGAGCTGTCACGGTTTCCTGA
- a CDS encoding MFS transporter produces the protein MPTTAQQPETLRKTPGKAAFASFLGSTLEYYDFFIYGSAAALVFGPLFFPSEDSAVGLIGAFATFGVAYVARPIGGLVMGHFGDKLGRKKILLITLGVMGLSSLGIGFLPGYDQIGVWAPVLLVIGRLAQGFSAGAESAGASTLTLEHSPEGRRGFFTSFVMTGYASGMVLATLVFIPVASLPTDALMSWGWRVPFWLSIVVLAIAYWVRTHLDETPVFEEAKENQAVAPLPLREVLRFQLADVARVVGMSVMSVMQTIFTVFGLSYATGSAGFDKASILTVNAVAIGLSMFVMPLTAKLSDKVGRRPLLLTAAIGCSATIFAYFTALSTGNIVLVFIAAFVNMTLLYSCFNGIWPAYFAELFAAPVRYSGMALGNQLGLVVAGFAPLIAGLLLGKGQDGWIPVACFAVVCMAIAGVAVCFSRETAKTPIDELGEPYWRGVALRKP, from the coding sequence ATGCCAACCACGGCACAGCAGCCTGAAACACTGCGCAAGACCCCCGGGAAAGCGGCGTTTGCCTCCTTTCTAGGAAGCACGCTGGAATACTACGACTTTTTCATTTACGGTTCCGCCGCCGCGCTGGTGTTCGGGCCGCTCTTTTTCCCTTCCGAGGATTCTGCCGTCGGCTTGATCGGCGCCTTCGCCACCTTCGGAGTTGCGTACGTCGCCCGTCCTATCGGAGGCCTGGTGATGGGGCATTTCGGGGACAAACTCGGCAGGAAGAAAATCCTTCTCATCACCCTTGGAGTCATGGGGTTGTCGTCCCTTGGCATCGGGTTTCTGCCCGGATACGACCAAATCGGTGTTTGGGCCCCGGTCCTGCTGGTCATTGGCCGTCTGGCACAGGGCTTTTCCGCCGGCGCCGAGTCGGCGGGCGCTTCCACCCTGACGCTCGAACATTCGCCGGAGGGCAGGCGTGGCTTCTTCACGAGTTTTGTCATGACGGGCTACGCATCAGGGATGGTGCTCGCCACCTTGGTGTTCATACCCGTGGCTTCCTTGCCCACCGATGCGCTGATGAGCTGGGGCTGGCGTGTCCCGTTCTGGTTGTCCATTGTGGTGTTGGCCATTGCATATTGGGTCCGGACGCACCTGGACGAGACACCCGTCTTCGAGGAAGCCAAGGAGAACCAGGCCGTCGCCCCCCTGCCGTTGCGGGAGGTCCTTCGATTCCAGCTCGCGGATGTGGCGCGCGTAGTGGGCATGTCCGTCATGTCGGTGATGCAAACAATTTTCACTGTTTTCGGATTGTCCTACGCCACGGGTTCGGCAGGCTTTGACAAGGCGTCCATCCTCACGGTCAACGCTGTCGCCATTGGCCTGTCCATGTTCGTGATGCCCTTGACTGCAAAGCTCTCGGACAAGGTGGGGCGGCGACCACTGCTTCTCACGGCCGCCATAGGGTGTTCGGCAACGATTTTCGCCTACTTCACGGCCCTGTCCACTGGAAACATCGTCCTGGTGTTCATTGCTGCGTTCGTCAATATGACCTTGCTGTACTCCTGCTTTAACGGCATCTGGCCCGCGTATTTTGCGGAACTTTTTGCCGCTCCGGTCCGGTACTCCGGAATGGCGCTTGGCAACCAACTCGGTTTGGTGGTGGCAGGGTTTGCACCCTTGATCGCTGGCCTGCTGCTCGGCAAAGGCCAGGACGGTTGGATCCCGGTAGCGTGCTTTGCGGTGGTGTGCATGGCGATTGCCGGAGTGGCAGTGTGTTTCTCACGGGAGACGGCAAAAACCCCCATTGACGAACTCGGTGAACCGTACTGGCGCGGAGTTGCACTCAGGAAACCGTGA